In the Chloroflexota bacterium genome, one interval contains:
- a CDS encoding dihydroorotate dehydrogenase: MGSTDAPADVDVQVEFGVNAKLPLRLRNPVMVASGTFGYGIEYARLIDIQRLGAIVSKGITARPRRGNRGPRIVETPAGMLNAIGLQNVGVHKVISDKAPIWAQWDVPVIVNIAGDTVEEFAYMADLLDGVPGVAGLELNISCPNVWAGGRVVGEDAATSAQITSAVRQRTGLPVLVKLSPQVADICEVARAVEDAGADAISLINTFVGMRIDIETARPVLANVTGGLSGPAIRPMAVWIVYLVSQAVRIPIVGLGGIACTGDALEFLMAGATAIQVGTMTFTEPSTSLRIVDELPGAIAARGLRSVCDLTGLALRQPA, from the coding sequence GTGGGTTCGACGGACGCACCGGCCGACGTGGACGTCCAGGTGGAATTCGGCGTCAACGCGAAGCTCCCGCTTCGGTTGCGCAATCCGGTGATGGTGGCCTCCGGTACCTTTGGCTACGGAATCGAGTACGCGCGGCTGATCGATATCCAGCGCCTCGGCGCGATTGTTTCGAAAGGGATCACCGCGAGGCCACGGCGCGGGAATCGCGGTCCCCGAATCGTGGAAACGCCAGCCGGCATGCTGAACGCCATCGGCCTCCAAAACGTCGGCGTGCACAAGGTGATCAGCGACAAGGCGCCCATTTGGGCGCAGTGGGATGTGCCCGTCATCGTGAACATCGCGGGAGATACGGTGGAAGAGTTTGCGTACATGGCGGACCTCCTCGACGGCGTGCCGGGCGTGGCAGGGCTCGAGCTGAACATTTCGTGTCCCAATGTTTGGGCGGGAGGCCGCGTCGTCGGCGAGGATGCCGCGACAAGCGCACAAATCACATCCGCCGTGCGCCAGCGCACCGGTTTACCCGTTCTCGTCAAGCTTTCCCCCCAGGTGGCGGATATCTGCGAAGTGGCGCGGGCGGTTGAGGACGCGGGGGCGGATGCCATATCCCTCATCAACACGTTCGTTGGCATGCGGATCGACATCGAAACTGCGCGTCCGGTGCTGGCAAACGTCACGGGCGGCCTCTCCGGCCCCGCGATTCGGCCCATGGCGGTCTGGATCGTGTACTTGGTCAGTCAGGCCGTTCGCATCCCTATCGTTGGGCTGGGCGGTATCGCGTGCACCGGCGACGCGTTGGAGTTCTTGATGGCGGGTGCGACGGCGATCCAGGTCGGGACGATGACATTTACCGAGCCGTCGACGTCGCTTCGGATCGTCGACGAGCTGCCCGGTGCGATCGCCGCGCGCGGGCTGCGGTCGGTTTGCGACCTGACTGGGCTCGCGCTCCGGCAGCCGGCATAG
- a CDS encoding septum formation initiator family protein, with amino-acid sequence MHDLGGSVLPRRLLAIATALVAVYVVILTGQRAIDAYHANQEVEATRREVAELRAKNLELQAELSSNQMDVDIERTARDEGLVKPGDHPVILVWPGGARSQPTATATPTPVELPNWREWLSLFVDADANR; translated from the coding sequence ATGCATGACCTCGGAGGCTCCGTTCTGCCGCGGCGCCTCCTCGCCATCGCGACGGCGCTCGTCGCGGTGTACGTCGTTATCCTCACCGGCCAGCGCGCCATCGACGCCTATCACGCGAACCAGGAAGTCGAGGCAACACGGCGCGAAGTCGCCGAGCTCCGGGCGAAGAACCTCGAGCTGCAGGCGGAGCTGTCGAGCAATCAAATGGACGTCGACATCGAGCGGACAGCGCGGGACGAGGGCCTGGTGAAACCCGGTGATCACCCGGTCATTCTGGTGTGGCCTGGCGGAGCGCGATCGCAGCCAACCGCGACAGCGACACCGACCCCGGTGGAATTGCCGAATTGGCGGGAGTGGTTGAGTCTGTTTGTGGACGCGGACGCGAATAGA
- a CDS encoding dihydroorotate dehydrogenase electron transfer subunit — MRQFAATVVANELIMPATHVVALDVGRIAQSAAPGQFLHIRCSDNEAPLLRRPMSVFRARGKTLELMVRDVGAGSHRLVSKRPGEVLDCIGPLGHAFRIDPKARNLLLIGGGYGVAPLVGLAERAIERGASVTLAVGAATHDLVFPSTLLPEEVEYLVATDDGSAGVQGFVTELVPDRLAWADAVYSCGPIPMMASLARIVGERAPNIPCWVAMEERMGCAMGVCLGCVIETRKGPMRVCTDGPVFRARDVVWRTD, encoded by the coding sequence ATGAGACAGTTTGCCGCGACGGTCGTAGCGAACGAGCTGATCATGCCCGCCACCCACGTCGTCGCGCTCGATGTTGGCCGGATCGCTCAGAGCGCCGCGCCGGGCCAGTTTCTCCACATTCGGTGCTCGGATAATGAGGCGCCACTCCTCCGCCGTCCGATGAGCGTCTTTCGCGCGCGCGGGAAGACGTTGGAGCTGATGGTTCGCGACGTCGGCGCCGGGTCCCATCGGCTCGTCTCGAAACGACCGGGGGAGGTCCTCGACTGCATTGGCCCCCTCGGCCACGCCTTTCGGATCGACCCGAAAGCGCGCAACCTTCTCCTCATCGGAGGCGGGTATGGCGTCGCGCCTCTCGTCGGATTGGCGGAGCGGGCGATCGAACGCGGCGCGAGCGTCACGCTCGCCGTGGGCGCGGCGACCCATGACCTCGTCTTCCCGTCAACGCTGCTTCCCGAGGAGGTCGAGTATCTGGTAGCCACCGACGACGGGTCGGCCGGCGTCCAGGGATTCGTCACCGAGCTCGTCCCCGACCGCCTCGCCTGGGCGGACGCGGTCTACTCCTGCGGCCCAATTCCGATGATGGCGTCTCTTGCCCGGATCGTAGGGGAGCGGGCTCCGAACATCCCGTGCTGGGTCGCGATGGAGGAGCGGATGGGGTGCGCCATGGGCGTGTGCCTTGGCTGCGTCATCGAAACACGCAAGGGCCCCATGCGGGTGTGCACCGACGGTCCGGTCTTTCGTGCGCGGGACGTCGTCTGGCGAACGGACTGA